Within the Quadrisphaera sp. RL12-1S genome, the region CGCGGGCTGCGCGGTCCCCTCATGCCGCCGGAGCTGCCCGGCACCCGCACCCGCGCCGAGCGCTTCGACGACGTCGTCCTGGACGCGGTCGAGCGCCTGGAGCGCCGGTGGGCCGAGCCGATGGCCGCCATCGAGTTCGCGGTGGAGGACGTGCCACCCGGTGACTCCGCCGCCTGGGAGCGCCCCGAGGTGGCGCTGGGCCGGTTCTTCCCGGCCACCCGCACGCAGCGGGCGCGGATCGTGCTGTACCGCCGTCCGCTGGAGACGCGCGGCACGGACGAGGCCGACCTCGCCGCCCTCGTCCACGAGGTGGTGGTGGAGCAGGTGGCCGCCGCCACGGGCATGACCCCGGAGCAGGTCGACCCCCGCTACCGCCCCGACGACGACTGATGCTCGCGCCGCTGACGCCCGCCACCGCCGCGGCGACGTGGACGCTCGACCCGGCGGCCGTGGCCCTGGCGCTGCTGCTGGCGGCCGGGCAGCTGTGGCTGGTGCGCCGCGCGCGGCGCCGGGGCCACCGCTGGCCGTGGTGGCGCACCGCGGTGGGCGCCGTGGCGGGCCCGGGGGCGCTGGTGCTGGCCAGCTGCTCGTTCCTCGCCGTCTACCGCGCGGTGGCGTTCTGGCCGGGGGCGCTGGCCAGCGCGGTGCTGCTCGTCGTCGTCCCCGCGGGGCTGGCGCTGGGCGACCCGCTGAGGCTGCTGCGCCTGGCGGGCGTGCCCCGGACCGCCCCGGACGACGACGCGGGCCGCGTGCCGCGGGGGCGGCTGCGGCGCCTGCTGGGCGGGGCGCTGGCCGTGCCCGTGGTGGGCGCGCTGGCGGGTGTGGCGCTGCAGCTGGCCCTGTTCCTGAGCCCCTGGTGGGCGGCGACGCTGCGCTCCGGGGCCGTCCGCTCCGTCACGGGACTGGCCCTGGTGGCGGTGGGGACGCTGTTCGCCGTGCCGGTGTTCGGGGCTGACGAGGGCGCCGCCGGTGAGACCGCCGGCGCCGCGGGGCTGCGGGTGCTGCTCGCCTTCGTCGACGCGCTGGTCGACGCGGTGCCGGGCCTCGTGGTGGGCGTGAGCGGCGCGGCGGTCGCCGGGGG harbors:
- a CDS encoding cytochrome c oxidase assembly protein gives rise to the protein MLAPLTPATAAATWTLDPAAVALALLLAAGQLWLVRRARRRGHRWPWWRTAVGAVAGPGALVLASCSFLAVYRAVAFWPGALASAVLLVVVPAGLALGDPLRLLRLAGVPRTAPDDDAGRVPRGRLRRLLGGALAVPVVGALAGVALQLALFLSPWWAATLRSGAVRSVTGLALVAVGTLFAVPVFGADEGAAGETAGAAGLRVLLAFVDALVDAVPGLVVGVSGAAVAGGWYAAHRSPGAMPADQDQLLGGTLLVVVAEVVAAPLLLHACRRWARADAAQAAREDALLDVLERGDAAQRPPLRDR
- a CDS encoding metallopeptidase family protein; this translates as MPSARGVRRRRRDRHGRGLRGPLMPPELPGTRTRAERFDDVVLDAVERLERRWAEPMAAIEFAVEDVPPGDSAAWERPEVALGRFFPATRTQRARIVLYRRPLETRGTDEADLAALVHEVVVEQVAAATGMTPEQVDPRYRPDDD